In Macadamia integrifolia cultivar HAES 741 chromosome 12, SCU_Mint_v3, whole genome shotgun sequence, the following are encoded in one genomic region:
- the LOC122057846 gene encoding uncharacterized protein LOC122057846 isoform X1: MASTLLTLRSFFCFSYSPNLSSNYLLLAKPTFSTNCSGISQGWAFSSAKDIYHLKPKHLAKASSDGVPSELIEDSKFVPLTADDPMYGPPALLLLGFNVEETHKIRKLLKELDGEFLKVIHCTEDMISLPLWEAMHTQQSNLEEIEIAKSLPRICILSGLSGEETMMFIDAFPESGLEPAAFAALVPNSADKPLQEVMEEIMEDHKMLSAKQSGAA; this comes from the exons ATGGCTTCTACTCTGCTCACACTGCGAAGCTTCTTCTGCTTTAGCTACTCTCCAAATCTTTCTTCCAATTATCTTCTGCTCGCCAAACCCACATTTTCCACCAATTGTTCTGGAATTTCGCAGGGTTGGGCATTTTCTTCAGCAAAGGACATTTATCACCTAAAGCCTAAGCATCTCGCTAAAGCGTCTTCTGATG GAGTTCCGAGTGAGCTAATTGAAGACTCAAAGTTCGTTCCTTTAACTGCTGATGATCCTATGTATGGTCCACCT GCTTTATTGCTGTTGGGTTTTAATGTGGAAGAGACTCACAAG ATACGGAAACTTCTAAAAGAGTTAGATGGCGAATTTCTTAAG GTTATTCATTGTACTGAGGACATGATTTCCCTCCCATTGTGGGAAGCAATGCATACTCAGCAATCTAATTTGGAAGAAATTGAG ATTGCAAAGTCACTGCCACGGATTTGCATCTTATCTGGTCTTAGTGGGGAGGAGACAATGATGTTCATTGATGCATTTCCAGAGTCAG GACTTGAACCAGCTGCATTTGCTGCTCTTGTTCCTAACAGTGCAGATAAACCGCTGCAAGAGGTGATGGAAGAGATTATGGAGGACCATAAAATGCTG TCAGCAAAACAATCAGGCGCAGCATGA
- the LOC122057846 gene encoding uncharacterized protein LOC122057846 isoform X2 — MASTLLTLRSFFCFSYSPNLSSNYLLLAKPTFSTNCSGISQGWAFSSAKDIYHLKPKHLAKASSDGVPSELIEDSKFVPLTADDPMYGPPALLLLGFNVEETHKIRKLLKELDGEFLKIAKSLPRICILSGLSGEETMMFIDAFPESGLEPAAFAALVPNSADKPLQEVMEEIMEDHKMLSAKQSGAA, encoded by the exons ATGGCTTCTACTCTGCTCACACTGCGAAGCTTCTTCTGCTTTAGCTACTCTCCAAATCTTTCTTCCAATTATCTTCTGCTCGCCAAACCCACATTTTCCACCAATTGTTCTGGAATTTCGCAGGGTTGGGCATTTTCTTCAGCAAAGGACATTTATCACCTAAAGCCTAAGCATCTCGCTAAAGCGTCTTCTGATG GAGTTCCGAGTGAGCTAATTGAAGACTCAAAGTTCGTTCCTTTAACTGCTGATGATCCTATGTATGGTCCACCT GCTTTATTGCTGTTGGGTTTTAATGTGGAAGAGACTCACAAG ATACGGAAACTTCTAAAAGAGTTAGATGGCGAATTTCTTAAG ATTGCAAAGTCACTGCCACGGATTTGCATCTTATCTGGTCTTAGTGGGGAGGAGACAATGATGTTCATTGATGCATTTCCAGAGTCAG GACTTGAACCAGCTGCATTTGCTGCTCTTGTTCCTAACAGTGCAGATAAACCGCTGCAAGAGGTGATGGAAGAGATTATGGAGGACCATAAAATGCTG TCAGCAAAACAATCAGGCGCAGCATGA
- the LOC122057846 gene encoding uncharacterized protein LOC122057846 isoform X3, protein MASTLLTLRSFFCFSYSPNLSSNYLLLAKPTFSTNCSGISQGWAFSSAKDIYHLKPKHLAKASSDGVPSELIEDSKFVPLTADDPMYGPPALLLLGFNVEETHKIRKLLKELDGEFLKVIHCTEDMISLPLWEAMHTQQSNLEEIEIAKSLPRICILSGLSGEETMMFIDAFPESGEHFS, encoded by the exons ATGGCTTCTACTCTGCTCACACTGCGAAGCTTCTTCTGCTTTAGCTACTCTCCAAATCTTTCTTCCAATTATCTTCTGCTCGCCAAACCCACATTTTCCACCAATTGTTCTGGAATTTCGCAGGGTTGGGCATTTTCTTCAGCAAAGGACATTTATCACCTAAAGCCTAAGCATCTCGCTAAAGCGTCTTCTGATG GAGTTCCGAGTGAGCTAATTGAAGACTCAAAGTTCGTTCCTTTAACTGCTGATGATCCTATGTATGGTCCACCT GCTTTATTGCTGTTGGGTTTTAATGTGGAAGAGACTCACAAG ATACGGAAACTTCTAAAAGAGTTAGATGGCGAATTTCTTAAG GTTATTCATTGTACTGAGGACATGATTTCCCTCCCATTGTGGGAAGCAATGCATACTCAGCAATCTAATTTGGAAGAAATTGAG ATTGCAAAGTCACTGCCACGGATTTGCATCTTATCTGGTCTTAGTGGGGAGGAGACAATGATGTTCATTGATGCATTTCCAGAGTCAG GGGAACATTTCTCTTGA
- the LOC122057847 gene encoding thioredoxin-like 3-3, with product MEGFVSGSEEKPKQGLEGTGLNLPVNRHGNLKSASSDQNLKEILQDIKSSKSPAVINYGASWCHICSQILPAFCRMSNEFPKLSFVYADIDECPEITQHIRYTPTLQFFLDGERVDEMLGAGEERLRDRLWLHS from the exons ATGGAGGGTTTTGTGAGTGGCAGTGAAGAGAAGCCAAAACAGGGTTTGGAGGGAACAGGCTTGAACCTACCAGTCAACCGCCATGGAAACCTGAAAAGTGCTTCAAGTGATCAGAATTTGAAGGAGATTCTGCAAGATATCAAGTCCTCAAAGAGTCCA GCAGTGATAAATTATGGAGCATCATG GTGTCATATCTGTAGCCAGATCCTTCCTGCATTTTGCCGGATGAGTAATGAATTTCCAAAGCTTTCATTTGTATATGCAGACATTGATGAATGCCCAGAAATAACTCAGCACATACGTTATACGCCAACTCTCCAATTTTTCCTAGATGGTGAAAGGGTGGATGAGATGCTTGGTGCTGGAGAAGAGAGGCTACGTGACCGACTATGGTTACACTCCTAA